The following are encoded in a window of Phragmites australis chromosome 22, lpPhrAust1.1, whole genome shotgun sequence genomic DNA:
- the LOC133905457 gene encoding putative disease resistance protein RGA4, whose translation MAEAIFSAVIGDAVSRVISLLTGYFSQQRSSEVKLRRICDMLIRIHSVVEEAKGRQIENHGTLEWLSELIDGEYQGRYLLDTIGYGEHELEDDEHGDDKVTAPQVSSSLSLFNPAKRMRVAACAVKSVLRLRRDLGLGDIDRVLESLQRVSGDLREFIMLLQSCRPVRRPLATSIFIDGQMFGRHVEKERIVNFLLHDSGVHLTGELGVLPIVGDIGVGKTTLVQHACDDVRVRSHFPVIVLYNFSCTYAVATNGGTAVLWSKHVIGDAGNLKDPLQLVRGNFHNKKFLMVFEDVDMHKKQMLEELLPILRCGKKGSKIIFTTNNRRIASLGTVEPIILKVLPCPEYWFFFKAHAFAGRDIEENQRLVAVGKAVARKLNGSFFGAKIVGGLLRDHPNPKFWSKVQRSNIGGLSLLGDGLGYIADLSENLLPTHVVMALVTISKVPWASQTALARFQDLCEPHGTRATCLADDVLFARVLLCKSVMPFYNCYYIASCTIGSIGSSNSCSELTAV comes from the coding sequence ATGGCGGAGGCCATCTTCTCCGCCGTCATCGGGGACGCTGTCAGCAGAGTGATTTCTCTCCTCACCGGATACTTCAGTCAGCAGCGGAGCTCCGAAGTTAAGCTGCGAAGGATATGCGATATGCTCATCAGGATCCACAGCGTGGTGGAGGAGGCAAAAGGGCGGCAGATTGAAAACCACGGCACCCTCGAGTGGCTCTCGGAGCTCATCGACGGCGAGTACCAGGGCCGTTACCTGCTCGACACGATCGGGTATGGCGAGCATGAgcttgaagatgatgagcacGGTGATGACAAGGTAACTGCTCCCCAAGTTTCTTCCTCCTTGTCCTTGTTTAATCCCGCGAAGCGCATGAGGGTCGCTGCGTGTGCCGTGAAGAGCGTGCTAAGGTTGCGCCGCGATCTCGGTCTTGGTGATATTGACAGGGTGCTAGAGAGCTTGCAGCGAGTGTCTGGTGATCTCAGGGAGTTCATCATGCTCCTGCAAAGCTGTCGGCCAGTCCGCCGGCCTCTAGCAACAAGCATCTTTATAGACGGACAGATGTTTGGTCGACATGTTGAGAAAGAGAGGATCGTCAATTTCCTTCTGCACGACAGCGGTGTTCACTTGACGGGGGAATTGGGTGTGCTGCCGATTGTTGGTGACATCGGTGTCGGGAAGACGACACTGGTGCAGCACGCTTGTGATGATGTTAGGGTGCGCAGCCACTTCCCGGTGATCGTGTTGTACAATTTCTCGTGTACATACGCTGTCGCAACGAACGGAGGGACGGCTGTTCTGTGGTCAAAGCATGTCATCGGAGATGCTGGAAATTTGAAAGACCCACTGCAACTAGTCAGGGGCAATTTTCACAACAAGAAGTTCTTGATGGTGTTTGAGGATGTCGACATGCATAAGAAGCAGATGTTGGAAGAGCTATTGCCAATCCTTAGATGTGGCAAAAAGGGGAGCAAGATCATTTTCACAACAAACAACAGGCGTATCGCCAGCTTGGGAACCGTGGAGCCGATCATACTGAAGGTCTTGCCCTGCCCCGAGTACTGGTTCTTCTTCAAGGCACACGCATTCGCAGGCAGAGACATCGAGGAGAACCAAAGGCTTGTAGCAGTAGGCAAAGCTGTTGCGAGGAAGCTTAACGGGTCATTCTTTGGTGCGAAGATCGTCGGAGGATTGCTCAGGGATCATCCAAATCCCAAGTTTTGGAGTAAAGTCCAGAGGAGCAACATTGGGGGCCTCTCTCTGCTTGGTGATGGCCTTGGTTACATTGCAGATCTGTCTGAGAATCTACTGCCGACTCATGTGGTCATGGCCTTGGTGACCATTTCTAAGGTTCCCTGGGCCTCTCAGACGGCATTGGCCAGGTTCCAGGATCTGTGTGAGCCTCATGGCACTAGGGCCACCTGTTTGGCAGACGATGTCCTCTTTGCAAGAGTATTGTTGTGCAAGTCAGTGATGCCGTTCTATAATTGTTACTACATTGCTTCTTGCACTATAGGTTCTATAGGTTCATCAAACAGTTGTTCAGAGCTCACTGCAGTTTAG
- the LOC133905062 gene encoding uncharacterized protein LOC133905062 isoform X1: MINMHLISRRRPESDPCIQLLCLVSTPLTSKGTDYRGMKFRRGKSSSKVKVGSSAALQNGEKKVDGGGAGSNSRQVAPETHFARIDYGSSRDETFFEACTWLESDCEDDFYSVNGDLTPARSFTSQHSKATPSGPPNLPTLGAILRAESLKPPTPQRTLADLLRETEDDGDSTVGGPDDLSRTDSLRLAEEANRCCMPQFARAIS, encoded by the exons ATGATAAATATGCATCTGATCTCGCGCAGACGCCCTGAGTCAGATCCGTGTATCCAGCTGCTTTGCCTAGTATCAACCCCATTG ACGTCCAAGGGTACAGATTACAGAGGCATGAAGTTTCGCAGAGGTAAGAGCTCCAGCAAGGTCAAGGTGGGCTCCTCTGCTGCATTGCAGAATGGAGAGAAGAAGGTTGATGGAGGAGGAGCTGGTTCCAATAGCAGGCAGGTCGCGCCGGAGACCCACTTTGCGAGAATCGATTATG GTAGCAGCAGAGATGAAACATTCTTTGAAGCCTGTACTTGGTTAGAATCTGATTGTGAAGATGATTTCTACAGTGTCAATGGAG ATCTGACCCCTGCAAGATCATTCACATCTCAACACAGCAAGGCCACGCCATCTGGGCCTCCCAATCTGCCTACACTGGGTGCCATCCTGAGGGCTGAGTCCCTGAAGCCGCCCACCCCGCAGAGGACGCTTGCCGACCTCCTGCGGGAGACGGAAGACGATGGAGATAGCACCGTCGGGGGCCCCGATGACCTTTCCCGGACCGACTCTTTGCGCCTCGCCGAGGAGGCAAACCGGTGCTGTATGCCGCAATTCGCACGGGCCATCAGTTGA
- the LOC133905062 gene encoding uncharacterized protein At3g27210-like isoform X2: MKFRRGKSSSKVKVGSSAALQNGEKKVDGGGAGSNSRQVAPETHFARIDYGSSRDETFFEACTWLESDCEDDFYSVNGDLTPARSFTSQHSKATPSGPPNLPTLGAILRAESLKPPTPQRTLADLLRETEDDGDSTVGGPDDLSRTDSLRLAEEANRCCMPQFARAIS, from the exons ATGAAGTTTCGCAGAGGTAAGAGCTCCAGCAAGGTCAAGGTGGGCTCCTCTGCTGCATTGCAGAATGGAGAGAAGAAGGTTGATGGAGGAGGAGCTGGTTCCAATAGCAGGCAGGTCGCGCCGGAGACCCACTTTGCGAGAATCGATTATG GTAGCAGCAGAGATGAAACATTCTTTGAAGCCTGTACTTGGTTAGAATCTGATTGTGAAGATGATTTCTACAGTGTCAATGGAG ATCTGACCCCTGCAAGATCATTCACATCTCAACACAGCAAGGCCACGCCATCTGGGCCTCCCAATCTGCCTACACTGGGTGCCATCCTGAGGGCTGAGTCCCTGAAGCCGCCCACCCCGCAGAGGACGCTTGCCGACCTCCTGCGGGAGACGGAAGACGATGGAGATAGCACCGTCGGGGGCCCCGATGACCTTTCCCGGACCGACTCTTTGCGCCTCGCCGAGGAGGCAAACCGGTGCTGTATGCCGCAATTCGCACGGGCCATCAGTTGA